A stretch of Gouania willdenowi chromosome 21, fGouWil2.1, whole genome shotgun sequence DNA encodes these proteins:
- the LOC114455014 gene encoding endothelin receptor type B-like — protein MVSQSLWKTSTMLWPFIFVLCLGNVVATETANSQHTGNVSVANSLETTSANILALQTHNSSIPQSKMAGPKASNPPMCLESAGIRDAFKYINITVSLVVFLVGIVGNVALLKVIYANKCMRTGPNYLIASLALGDLIHIVIDIPINAYRLMAEDWPFGLVVCKLTPFIQKTSVGVTVLSLCALSVDRYRAVVSWNQIKGIWVSVWTAMKITLIWVISILLAVPEAVGFDMITMNYKEKHLRICLLHPVQTTQYMQFYKSVKDWWLFGFYFCMPLVWTAVFSTLMTRKMLKNAQNALSEHVKQRREVAKTVFCLVAVFAICWLPLYLSRILKSTLYDEKDSNRCRMLSAFLVLDYFGINMASLNSCINPIALFLVSRRFKKGFKACLCNPCLPASSVTHDDMQSVLKSRLHDQTSEQCDNVKAHKQTRTAVPEQEEPSLALYRQ, from the exons ATGGTGTCTCAGAGCCTTTGGAAGACATCAACCATGTTGTGgccctttatttttgttttgtgtttggggAATGTTGTTGCCACTGAAACAGCCAACAGTCAGCACACAGGAAACGTCTCTGTGGCCAACTCCCTTGAGACAACTTCTGCTAATATTTTAGCACTTCAAACCCACAACAGCTCGATTCCTCAGTCAAAAATGGCAGGGCCGAAAGCTTCAAATCCACCGATGTGCCTGGAGTCCGCTGGAATCAGAGACGcctttaaatatataaacattacAGTCTCCTTGGTGGTTTTCCTTGTTGGAATTGTTGGAAATGTAGCCTTGCTTAAAGTCATATATGCAAACAAATGCATGAGGACTGGACCTAACTACCTTATTGCAAGTCTTGCTTTGGGGGATTTGATTCACATAGTGATCGACATTCCAATCAACGCTTACAGG CTAATGGCAGAGGACTGGCCCTTTGGTTTAGTCGTATGCAAACTCACCCCTTTTATCCAAAAAACCTCTGTTGGTGTTACCGTTTTGAGCTTATGTGCTTTAAGTGTTGACAG ATACCGAGCCGTAGTATCCTGGAATCAAATCAAAGGCATCTGGGTGTCTGTGTGGACAGCAATGAAAATAACTCTGATATGGGTTATTTCTATTCTGCTGGCTGTCCCTGAAGCTGTCGGCTTTGATATGATAACAATGAACTATAAAGAGAAGCATCTGAGAATTTGCCTCCTTCATCCTGTGCAAACCACACAGTATATGCAG TTTTATAAATCAGTAAAGGACTGGTGGCTTTTTGGCTTCTATTTCTGCATGCCGCTGGTTTGGACTGCTGTGTTCTCCACACTGATGACcagaaaaatgctgaaaaatgCTCAGAATGCTTTGAGTGAGCATGTCAAACAG agacgTGAAGTTGCAAAAACAGTTTTCTGCCTCGTCGCTGTGTTTGCAATCTGCTGGTTGCCACTATATCTCAGCAGAATCTTGAAATCAACCTTATATGATGAAAAAGACTCAAACAGGTGTCGGATGCTGAG TGCTTTTCTTGTCCTTGACTATTTTGGCATTAACATGGCATCCCTGAACTCGTGCATCAACCCTATCGCCTTGTTCTTGGTCAGCAGACGGTTCAAAAAAGGTTTCAAG GCATGCCTGTGCAATCCGTGTCTACCTGCTTCATCTGTTACTCATGATGACATGCAGTCTGTTTTGAAGTCCAGACTGCACGATCAAACCTCGGAACAGTGCGACAACGTCAAAGCCCATAAACAGACGCGCACAGCTGTACCTGAGCAGGAGGAGCCGTCGCTCGCGCTCTACCGTCAATGA